A single region of the Podospora pseudopauciseta strain CBS 411.78 chromosome 1, whole genome shotgun sequence genome encodes:
- a CDS encoding hypothetical protein (COG:S; EggNog:ENOG503PAGB) gives MRASRASRSEPTTAVAPPSPTQRLVKHASFSFPALQDQNQGHSLSVSAYTMSRWHLETCMSPDVVVTGGTHIYCMICNQAPDIDKLVADPGHQNPTAPFIPPDEPYGAYNLSWPPGIPYRRTGRHITREEPADRNEAENSNSSEGLVSNIQVRTAYEKALGPDAFRLICLPSTDDVNTPIHLTLETYGDVRYPEYETVSYTWGGEDEDGTLCKPVFVGPYWDVLLQTKNCWEMLRFLRPRRGCRLVWVDAICINQLDSLERATQVAKMRSIYKNSRRTVVYLGPEISPITTHAHPVRLSAREAVTLSRGGETELIGLGGKVNLGQLLLCRYFSRIWLFSLLGLVPNNNLTPDYGISRMHAQIGVAAHSLFRLGSFENFYIAPTQQRERPDNYPSWVPYRARTGGAARVSWTSQEPERVLQEFYEALKRHFDKSYSGRHAIYQPEEDNESTLWTAEATIDVDTAALTLKATHLATCTDVPVEVPFTKENHFRSRTEREPKWKAFVVRSNEMEMYLLSNRSSALDKVVEPFDHIYWLHRDYTKEETPGFLILRPIKGQEGKRFRLVGFCSQVLFVEVFVAGRKTVPNRQPNRARSIAIHYLSSSNLQRGLKRAVDDAVAKFGCLEELFPGVVTPQGQLWSFLALMKLASWPSEPFTFFSEYLSHLDSRYDGVVTKEMRRLEDDQHEVEVLTITVPSADISKFVLSWGYLRPPFVKFQQLQSREDQDIPWDESRVVVVETLQEDDVLRLRAELSAKDLADLRRSGKRDSSGPGEQQISNVISPEAQTVWKYFQELEKARWATGGMGIQEMVGLVQSGQDTSSMACPEWPADIVDAFQAQGNTLQITIV, from the exons TGGAACACACATCTACTGCATGATATGCAACCAAGCACCAGACATTGACAAGCTTGTTGCCGACCCTGGTCATCAGAATCCCACAGCACCTTTCATTCCGCCGGATGAGCCGTACGGCGCATACAACCTTTCATGGCCGCCGGGCATTCCCTATAGAAGGACTGGGCGGCATATCACAAGGGAAGAACCAGCGGACCGAAATGAAGCAGAGAACAGCAACTCCTCAGAGGGCTTGGTCAGTAACATCCAAGTTAGGACCGCGTATGAGAAGGCATTGGGTCCGGATGCGTTCCGACTCATTTGCCTTCCAAGCACGGACGATGTGAATACACCTATTCACTTGACGCTCGAGACGTATGGCGATGTGCGCTATCCGGAATACGAGACTGTGTCGTATACATGGGGcggagaagatgaagacggaACCCTTTGCAAACCAGTCTTTGTTGGGCCTTACTGGGACGTGTTGCTGCAGACCAAAAATTGTTGGGAAATGCTGAGATTCCTCAGACCTCGGCGAGGTTGTCGCTTGGTCTGGGTTGACGCCATCTGTATCAACCAGCTGGACTCGCTGGAGAGAGCAACACAGGTGGCGAAGATGAGATCGATTTACAAAAACAGTCGACGAACGGTTGTTTATTTGGGCCCTGAGATCAGTCCTATCACCACACATGCCCACCCAGTCCGACTCTCAGCAAGAGAGGCAGTCACCTTGTCGCGAGGAGGGGAGACTGAGCTCATCGGTTTGGGCGGCAAAGTAAACTTGGGGCAGTTGCTTCTGTGTCGGTACTTTAGTCGCATCTGG TTGTTTAGCCTCCTGGGTCTAGTTCCTAACAACAATTTAACGCCAGATTACGGAATTTCCCGGATGCACGCGCAGATAGGAGTTGCCGCACACTCGCTGTTCCGCCTTGGTTCCTTCGAAAACTTCTACATAGCTCCCACTCAGCAGAGAGAACGACCCGACAATTATCCATCTTGGGTGCCCTACAGAGCTCGAACAGGGGGAGCAGCACGAGTGTCATGGACATCCCAGGAACCAGAACGTGTTCTCCAGGAATTCTACGAGGCTCTGAAGCGCCACTTTGATAAGTCTTATTCAGGCCGTCATGCAATCTATCAGCCGGAAGAAGATAATGAATCAACACTTTGGACGGCCGAAGCTACCATCGATGTAGACACAGCAGCCTTGACCCTTAAAGCGACGCATTTGGCGACATGTACGGATGTGCCTGTTGAGGTTCCTTTTACCAAGGAGAACCATTTCAGGTCACGTACTGAGAGGGAACCCAAATGGAAGGCCTTTGTGGTGCGGTCTAACGAGATGGAGATGTATCTTCTCTCAAACCGGAGCAGTGCCCTTGATAAAGTAGTTGAACCATTCGACCACATCTACTGGCTGCACAGGGATTATACAAAGGAAGAAACGCCAGGGTTCTTGATCCTGCGTCCCATAAAAGGACAAGAGGGGAAACGGTTTCGGTTGGTCGGCTTTTGTAGCCAGGTGTTGTTTGTCGAGGTCTTCGTTGCCGGACGGAAGACTGTCCCAAACAGGCAACCAAACAGGGCACGCAGTATCGCTATTCATTATCTTTCTTCCTCTAATCTTCAGAGAGGATTGAAGCGAGCTGTGGATGATGCTGTCGCCAAGTTTGGATGTTTAGAGGAATTGTTTCCAGGCGTAGTCACACCACAGGGTCAGCTGTGGAGtttcttggccttgatgaaGCTGGCCTCCTGGCCATCGGAGCCGTTCACTTTCTTTTCGGAATACCTGAGCCACCTTGACTCAAGATACGATGGCGTGGTTACCAAGGAAATGAGGAGACTCGAGGACGACCAGCACGAAGTCGAGGTCCTTACCATCACCGTGCCATCCGCCGACATATCCAAGTTTGTGTTATCATGGGGATACTTGCGCCCTCCTTTCGTCAAGTTTCAGCAGCTACAATCACGGGAGGACCAAGATATACCATGGGACGAAAGCAGAGTTGTTGTAGTGGAAACTCTCCAGGAAGATGATGTGCTGCGGCTCCGGGCTGAACTAAGCGCCAAGGACCTGGCTGACCTAAGGAGAAGCGGGAAGCGTGACAGTTCGGGGCCCGGTGAGCAGCAAATCAGCAATGTAATTTCACCGGAGGCTCAGACTGTCTGGAAATACTTTCAAGAGCTGGAAAAGGCGCGCTGGGCGACAGGAGGAATGGGCATCCAGGAGATGGTCGGACTTGTTCAATCTGGCCAAGACACAAGTTCAATGGCTTGTCCTGAATGGCCGGCTGATATCGTGGATGCGTTTCAGGCCCAGGGCAACACTTTACAAATCACGATTGTGTAG